The proteins below are encoded in one region of bacterium:
- a CDS encoding MotA/TolQ/ExbB proton channel family protein → MWAILLTLILAMAIIIERFIVLNFKNRIDSTAFVNKILELIQRGNIANAMELCSMSQAALPRITRAGLEEFMKNPGDVQHAMEVAAMSEIPKIEKRTSYLSLLANIATLLGLLGTIFGLIDSFAAVTNADASQKAALLASGIAVAMNTTAFGLIVAIPTLIFYSMLNERISSITDEINENAARIFQRLSRSRTTK, encoded by the coding sequence ATGTGGGCCATCCTGCTCACGTTGATTCTGGCGATGGCGATCATCATCGAGCGCTTCATTGTGTTGAATTTCAAGAATCGCATCGATTCCACCGCCTTCGTCAACAAGATTCTGGAGCTGATTCAACGCGGCAACATCGCCAACGCGATGGAGTTGTGCAGCATGTCGCAAGCCGCCCTGCCGCGCATCACGCGCGCCGGCCTGGAAGAATTCATGAAGAATCCCGGTGACGTGCAGCACGCCATGGAAGTGGCGGCGATGTCGGAAATCCCCAAGATCGAGAAGCGTACCTCGTATCTCTCGCTGCTCGCCAACATCGCGACTCTGCTCGGGCTGCTGGGCACGATCTTCGGCCTGATCGATTCCTTCGCCGCGGTCACCAACGCCGATGCTTCGCAGAAAGCCGCGTTGCTGGCCTCCGGCATCGCGGTGGCCATGAACACCACCGCCTTCGGCCTGATCGTCGCCATTCCCACGCTGATTTTCTACTCGATGTTGAATGAGCGCATTTCCTCCATCACCGACGAGATCAACGAAAATGCCGCGCGCATCTTTCAACGTTTGAGCCGCTCCAGGACCACGAAATGA
- a CDS encoding biopolymer transporter ExbD: MNLKAALGSQRKSAGDLNLMPVMNLFLILVPFLLVTATFVELAVLDISLPEMQSSSRQAQQQQQAQERKPAVLNLLAIRENGIELKSPTFTFGLIPRQTDGYDYNLLKSYLAQVKQKFPDAVDVVIAPEDNIRYQVVIDIMDRCREAGFPNVSISG, from the coding sequence ATGAATCTCAAAGCAGCCTTGGGAAGCCAGCGCAAGTCCGCCGGCGATCTCAATCTCATGCCGGTGATGAACCTGTTTCTCATCCTGGTGCCCTTCCTGCTGGTGACCGCCACCTTCGTGGAGCTGGCGGTGCTGGACATTTCCCTGCCGGAGATGCAATCCAGCAGCCGCCAGGCGCAGCAGCAACAGCAAGCGCAGGAACGCAAGCCGGCGGTGCTGAATCTGCTGGCGATCCGCGAAAACGGCATCGAGCTGAAAAGCCCGACCTTCACCTTCGGCCTCATTCCGCGCCAGACGGATGGTTATGATTACAACCTGTTGAAATCCTATCTGGCGCAGGTCAAGCAGAAGTTCCCGGACGCGGTCGACGTGGTGATTGCACCGGAGGACAACATCCGCTACCAGGTGGTGATCGACATCATGGACCGCTGCCGCGAAGCCGGATTCCCCAACGTTTCAATCTCAGGTTGA
- a CDS encoding biopolymer transporter ExbD: protein MLKLGHSADGFKKVNRRSQGVDLSLRLTSMMDMFTILLVFLLKSFSAEGQFVTVSPELTLAKSTSTIKPKVAPIVAVTKEWVMLDDKPLVKIDEIDLGAGLQIPALQQSLRFSRSVAEGLGAKEERFGFHGKVVIMSDRDTPFAIIKRVMATCGATGYNNMELLVYGNPS from the coding sequence ATGTTGAAATTAGGACATTCCGCCGATGGTTTCAAGAAAGTGAATCGCCGCAGCCAGGGGGTGGATCTGTCGCTGCGGCTCACTTCGATGATGGACATGTTCACGATCTTGCTGGTGTTTCTGCTGAAGAGCTTTTCGGCGGAAGGCCAGTTCGTCACGGTCAGTCCGGAATTGACCCTGGCCAAATCGACCAGCACGATCAAGCCGAAAGTGGCGCCGATCGTGGCCGTGACGAAGGAATGGGTCATGCTGGACGACAAGCCCCTGGTCAAGATCGACGAGATTGACTTGGGCGCCGGGCTGCAGATTCCGGCGCTGCAGCAGTCCCTGCGATTCTCGCGCTCGGTGGCGGAAGGTTTGGGCGCGAAAGAAGAGCGCTTCGGTTTTCACGGCAAGGTGGTGATCATGAGCGATCGCGACACGCCGTTTGCAATCATCAAGCGCGTGATGGCCACCTGCGGTGCCACCGGCTACAACAACATGGAACTGCTGGTTTACGGCAATCCTTCGTGA
- a CDS encoding TonB family protein, producing the protein MQHLKLRIERNGEVRERHLRQKEALSIGRGPDNDIVLYGERFPKKMQMFVPNGSGYELRLLEGCRGEVVQESKRLDFTDLLSHGLLPKRDGYPYIALTPGKAGYVYLDEVRIDFAFDNTPVETLVFAGFSPTRAFFKSLREDGLFRSVLLTLLTLTSGMSYWLSTIPFAPPRQEVAVEQIVRRISKFIPKIEEPPPPPQLAQATTVDAAADDAKKENKEGAEDGSTKEREGKRNVGYGEKTDNPGQGVNLENMAALALLTGSGSSDQESGVLRQLLDDDLATSLTSVVTNTKLTAGGRGKAGEGQAADPNDILAASLIGEGEGGGGAKIDEILAGDVGSQKKVNLEKAARVRVETMSKTGGSQEAMGARSEESLRAVLMKNMGRLQYIYNKYLKLNPDMGGKVQVEITINADGTVAKAVVLSSEIAISEFQNEIIDAIKRWKYETIASGAMTVVCPIVFYKV; encoded by the coding sequence ATGCAACACTTAAAGCTGCGCATCGAACGCAACGGTGAAGTGCGCGAACGCCATTTGCGCCAGAAGGAAGCTTTGAGCATCGGCCGCGGCCCGGACAACGACATCGTGCTCTATGGTGAGCGTTTCCCCAAGAAGATGCAGATGTTCGTTCCCAACGGCAGCGGCTACGAGCTGCGGCTGCTGGAAGGCTGCCGCGGCGAGGTGGTGCAGGAAAGCAAGCGGCTGGACTTCACGGATTTGCTGTCGCATGGCCTGCTGCCCAAACGCGACGGCTACCCTTACATTGCGCTGACCCCGGGCAAAGCCGGCTACGTCTATCTTGACGAGGTGCGCATTGATTTTGCTTTCGACAACACACCGGTCGAAACGCTCGTCTTTGCTGGCTTCTCCCCGACCCGGGCGTTTTTCAAGAGCCTGCGGGAAGACGGTCTGTTTCGCTCGGTTTTGCTGACCCTGCTCACGCTCACCTCCGGCATGTCCTACTGGCTCAGCACCATTCCGTTTGCGCCGCCCCGGCAGGAAGTTGCCGTCGAGCAGATCGTGCGCCGCATCAGCAAGTTCATCCCCAAAATTGAAGAGCCGCCACCGCCGCCACAGCTTGCGCAAGCCACCACTGTTGATGCGGCAGCGGACGATGCCAAGAAAGAAAACAAAGAAGGCGCGGAAGACGGCTCCACCAAAGAGCGTGAGGGCAAACGCAACGTGGGCTATGGCGAGAAGACCGACAATCCCGGCCAGGGCGTGAATCTCGAAAACATGGCGGCGCTGGCACTGCTGACCGGCAGCGGCAGCAGCGATCAGGAGAGTGGCGTCTTGCGGCAATTGCTGGATGATGACCTGGCCACCAGTTTGACCAGCGTGGTCACCAATACCAAGTTGACCGCCGGCGGCCGCGGCAAAGCAGGCGAAGGCCAGGCCGCAGACCCGAACGATATTCTCGCCGCCAGCTTGATCGGAGAGGGCGAGGGCGGTGGCGGCGCCAAGATCGATGAGATCCTTGCCGGCGACGTCGGTTCACAGAAGAAAGTGAATCTGGAGAAGGCGGCGCGGGTGCGCGTCGAAACCATGAGCAAGACCGGCGGTTCGCAGGAAGCCATGGGCGCACGCAGCGAAGAATCGCTGCGCGCCGTGCTGATGAAGAACATGGGGCGGCTGCAATACATCTACAACAAGTATCTCAAGCTCAATCCCGACATGGGCGGCAAGGTGCAGGTCGAGATCACCATCAACGCCGATGGCACGGTCGCGAAAGCCGTCGTGCTCAGCTCGGAAATCGCCATCTCGGAATTCCAGAATGAGATCATCGATGCCATCAAGCGCTGGAAATATGAGACCATTGCCAGCGGCGCGATGACCGTGGTTTGCCCCATCGTGTTCTATAAAGTTTGA